A genomic region of Balaenoptera acutorostrata chromosome 4, mBalAcu1.1, whole genome shotgun sequence contains the following coding sequences:
- the LOC103016832 gene encoding 60S ribosomal protein L22-like — protein sequence MAPVKKLVVKGGKNKKQVLKFTLDCTHPVEDGIMNAANFEQFLQERIKVNGKAGNLGGGVVTIERSKSKITVTSEVPFSKRHLKYLTKKYLKKNNLRDWLRVVANSKESYELRYFQINQDEEEEEDED from the coding sequence ATGGCGCCAGTGAAAAAGCTTGTGGTGAAGGGGGGCAAAAACAAGAAGCAGGTCCTGAAGTTTACTCTTGACTGTACCCATCCTGTAGAAGATGGAATCATGAATGCGGCCAATTTTGAGCAGTTTCTTCAGGAAAGAATCAAAGTGAATGGAAAAGCTGGGAATCTCGGAGGAGGTGTTGTAACAATCGAAAGAAGCAAAAGCAAGATCACTGTAACTTCCGAGGTGCCTTTTTCCAAAAGGCATTTGAAATATCTcaccaaaaaatatttgaagaagaatAATCTCCGTGATTGGTTACGCGTAGTTGCTAACAGCAAAGAAAGTTACGAATTACGTTACTTCCAGATTAATCAagatgaagaagaggaggaagatgaggattGA